The nucleotide sequence TGCCGGGACCATCTGCGGTCATAAGTGCTGTTGCGGCAAGCGCTTTGCCTACGGATAGTTTCCTGTTCTTGGGATTCTTACCGCGCAAACAGGCAGAAAGATGCCGGTTTTTAGCAGTTCATTCAAAGCAAACAGCTACTTTGGTATTGTATGAGGCTCCCCATAGGCTAATTAGTACTCTTAGTGATATAATGCAGGTACTTGGTGATCGGCGGATAGCTGTTTGTCGTGAAATGACGAAAATATACGAAGAAATATTTCGCGGAAACGTAAGCCAGGCAGTAAAGTATTTCGAACAACCAAAGGGTGAATTTACATTAGTCATAGAAGGCTGGAAGAGAACAGCAAATAGTGATGGGGATGAGCTTTGCTGCCGCATTAAAGAAATGAAAAGCTCAGGCATAAAAGTCAAAGATGCCGTCAGTATTATCGCCGGAGAAACCGGTTTGAAGCGCCGGGAAATATACCGTGCGTGGCTTGAAGATTAACAACAGCTAAATCAAAAATAGGAGTAGAAAAATAGATGCGAAGAGGTTGCATATCACTGGGTAATGTCAGGTGCGATGTTTGTTCTAATGCGATACCGTACCCCGAGCGCTATCTGGTAATCGATGAAGAAAACGGGGTAGAAGTTGAAAACGGCACCTCGGTGCGTTACTGCGTTAAATGTGCCCTGGAGAAAGGCTATGCTCATTATAAGAAAGAAAAGGGAGAGCAGATTCTTACTTTCCTGCCGGAACCGGAGGTTGGCCAGGGATAGGGCGCTACCGCGTTATTAACTGGTAATTTTAATCTTATGAATAAACGCATCTATATTGGTGTTGCTTGGCCTTACGCCAATAGCCCCCTTCATCTTGGGCACATTGCAGGTGCCTATCTGCCCCCCGATATTTTTGCCAGGTATAACCGTGCTAAGGGGAACCAGGTGCTTATGGTTACCGGTTCAGATATGCATGGCACTCCGATTACCATCTCGGCTGAAAAAGAAGGTATTTCCCCTTCTGAAGTTGCGCAAAAATACCACCATTCTTTTTTAGAATCATGGGATAAACTTGGAATTTCTTTTGACCTTTTCACTCATACAGATACACCGAATCATGCGAAGGTTGCCCAAGATATATTTCTCAAGCTTTATAATCAGGGGGATATCTACAAAGACACCGTACTTCAACCCTGGTGTTCCAAGTGCCAACGTTATTTACCTGATCGCTATGTTGAAGGAGATTGCCCCTTATGTGGGTATGATGGTGCTCGGGGGGACCAGTGTGATAAATGCGGGCAGCCACTAAATCCGGTGGATTTAACAAACCCCCGGTGTGGTTTGTGTTCCACTACTCCGGAATTCAAAGAATCGGAGCATTTTTTTCTGAGACTTTCGGCTTTTCAGAACCAGCTGATCGAGTGGGTGAAAACTAAAGAGGATCTCTGGCGTCCCAATGTATATCGTTTTACTTTAAGTTATCTTGAAAATGGGCTTAAAGACCGGGCAATTACCCGGGATATCGATTGGGGGATTGAACTTCCCATTGAAGGTTATCCGGGAAAACGGATATACGTCTGGTTTGAGGCTGTTATTGGCTACGTTTCTGCATCCAAAGAATGGTCTCAAAATATCGGTGAACCGGAAAAATGGCGTGATTTTTGGCAGGATGAAAACGTAAAAAGTTATTATTTTATTGGCAAGGACAACATCCCGTTTCATACTATCATATGGCCAGCAATGTTAATGGGTTACGGGGGTTTAAACCTTCCCTATGACGTACCATCTAACGAATACCTTACAATAGAAGGGCGAAAGCTCTCTTCAAGCCGTAACTGGGCGGTTTGGTTGCCGGATTATCTTTCCCGCTACGATCCGGATCCACTTCGCTATTTCCTTTCAGTGAATATGCCAGAAACATCCGATACAGATTTTTCCTGGCGGGAATACGTGCGCCGTAATAATGATGAACTGGTGGCTACTTACGGAAATCTCGTACAGCGAGTGCTTACCATGACCTACCGAAATTTCGAATGCGCTGTTCCTGAACCTGGTGATTTTGATTCCGTGGATATAGCACTGCTTGATAAAATCGAAGAAGCCTTCAGGCATGTTGATAATATGCTTGCTGCTTGCCGTTTTCGTGAGGCAATACGCACAGCTATGACTTTAGCAGGTGATGCCAATCGGTATCTTGAAGAAAAAGCTCCCTGGAGAATTATTAAGCAAGATCGGCAAAAAGCAGCTACTTCGCTTTATGTTGCGCTTTCGGTTATTGATACACTTAAAATGATGATGTAT is from Dehalococcoidales bacterium and encodes:
- the rsmI gene encoding 16S rRNA (cytidine(1402)-2'-O)-methyltransferase; translated protein: MYCLYLVATPIGNLEDITQRAIRVLTEVALIAAEDTRKTRILLKKYAIETPLCSFYEHSGTGKIAFILQQLEQGDVAVVSEAGMPGISDPGYELVVAAAEKGIRVVPVPGPSAVISAVAASALPTDSFLFLGFLPRKQAERCRFLAVHSKQTATLVLYEAPHRLISTLSDIMQVLGDRRIAVCREMTKIYEEIFRGNVSQAVKYFEQPKGEFTLVIEGWKRTANSDGDELCCRIKEMKSSGIKVKDAVSIIAGETGLKRREIYRAWLED
- the metG gene encoding methionine--tRNA ligase — its product is MNKRIYIGVAWPYANSPLHLGHIAGAYLPPDIFARYNRAKGNQVLMVTGSDMHGTPITISAEKEGISPSEVAQKYHHSFLESWDKLGISFDLFTHTDTPNHAKVAQDIFLKLYNQGDIYKDTVLQPWCSKCQRYLPDRYVEGDCPLCGYDGARGDQCDKCGQPLNPVDLTNPRCGLCSTTPEFKESEHFFLRLSAFQNQLIEWVKTKEDLWRPNVYRFTLSYLENGLKDRAITRDIDWGIELPIEGYPGKRIYVWFEAVIGYVSASKEWSQNIGEPEKWRDFWQDENVKSYYFIGKDNIPFHTIIWPAMLMGYGGLNLPYDVPSNEYLTIEGRKLSSSRNWAVWLPDYLSRYDPDPLRYFLSVNMPETSDTDFSWREYVRRNNDELVATYGNLVQRVLTMTYRNFECAVPEPGDFDSVDIALLDKIEEAFRHVDNMLAACRFREAIRTAMTLAGDANRYLEEKAPWRIIKQDRQKAATSLYVALSVIDTLKMMMYPFLPFSSQKLHEYLGYSGKVEDQGWKMTNLEPGQILKAPAPLFTKLDDSVVEEETSRLGK